A stretch of Streptomyces vietnamensis DNA encodes these proteins:
- a CDS encoding DUF2630 family protein: MENEEILDDIGALVEEERALRERAGTGGLAPEERARLAALEVRLDQCWDLLRQRRAKAEFGEDPDEATLRPAAEVESYRN; this comes from the coding sequence ATGGAGAACGAGGAGATCCTGGACGACATCGGCGCCCTCGTCGAGGAGGAACGCGCCCTGCGGGAGCGCGCGGGCACCGGCGGACTCGCCCCCGAGGAACGCGCCCGCCTCGCCGCCCTGGAGGTACGCCTCGACCAGTGCTGGGACCTGCTGCGGCAGCGGCGCGCGAAGGCCGAGTTCGGGGAGGACCCGGACGAGGCGACCCTCCGCCCGGCCGCAGAGGTCGAGTC
- a CDS encoding endonuclease/exonuclease/phosphatase family protein → MRRVDEPLPLRPRRRTAAWAGGLLLIVPATIAGCRILDTDAVTPVPQLLSFLPWLTVPAALGALLAVIAHRRTLSLLAFVVLATTAWSALPYMPQLVTSYGLPLARVRVLAANIEFGEATGALIDTIRRERPQLVFVSECDRACGHALTSTFATELPHHASVDADGSAGSVLLSAYPLRVRDEGVIPAAMGMPGATAEIAGLPVRLQLAHPLPPLPGQVDAWKRELGRIEDVAAGRPYDEPFLLAGDFNASQDHAAFRAILDRGHLQDAARLARTSRTPTWPTEGPVPPYVQIDHVLVSDDFSVAGIRFPALAGSDHRAVLTDLDLRGAR, encoded by the coding sequence CTGAGGCGCGTGGACGAACCGCTGCCCCTCCGGCCCAGGCGCCGCACGGCGGCCTGGGCCGGAGGGCTGCTCCTGATCGTGCCCGCCACGATCGCGGGCTGCCGCATCCTGGACACGGACGCGGTCACCCCCGTACCGCAGCTGCTCTCCTTCCTCCCCTGGCTGACGGTCCCCGCCGCCCTCGGAGCGCTGCTCGCCGTCATCGCCCACCGCCGCACCCTGTCCCTCCTGGCCTTCGTCGTCCTCGCCACGACCGCCTGGAGCGCCCTGCCGTACATGCCGCAGCTCGTCACCTCCTACGGCCTGCCCCTCGCCCGGGTCCGCGTCCTCGCCGCCAACATCGAGTTCGGCGAGGCGACCGGGGCGCTGATCGACACGATCCGACGCGAACGTCCCCAGCTGGTGTTCGTCTCCGAATGCGACCGCGCCTGCGGACACGCCCTCACCAGCACCTTCGCCACCGAACTCCCCCACCACGCCTCCGTCGACGCCGACGGCTCCGCCGGCTCCGTCCTGCTCAGCGCCTATCCGCTGCGCGTGCGCGACGAGGGGGTGATCCCGGCGGCCATGGGCATGCCGGGCGCCACCGCCGAGATCGCCGGACTGCCCGTACGCCTCCAACTCGCCCACCCGCTGCCGCCGCTGCCGGGCCAGGTGGACGCGTGGAAACGGGAGCTGGGCCGGATCGAGGACGTGGCCGCCGGCCGCCCGTACGACGAGCCGTTCCTGCTCGCCGGAGACTTCAACGCCTCCCAGGACCACGCCGCCTTCCGCGCCATCCTGGACCGCGGCCACCTCCAGGACGCCGCCCGGCTGGCGCGCACGAGCCGCACCCCCACCTGGCCCACGGAGGGCCCCGTCCCCCCGTACGTCCAGATCGACCACGTCCTGGTCAGCGACGACTTCAGCGTCGCCGGCATCCGCTTCCCCGCCCTCGCCGGCTCCGACCACCGGGCGGTCCTCACCGATCTCGACCTGCGCGGCGCGCGCTGA